From a single Nicotiana tomentosiformis chromosome 2, ASM39032v3, whole genome shotgun sequence genomic region:
- the LOC104109108 gene encoding cytochrome P450 84A1-like yields the protein MKEMIMQNNMSTTLLEALQAMPMLFFFVIPLFFLFLLSKSRRKRLPPGPTGWPLIGNMMMMDQLTHRGLAKLAQKYGGVFHLKMGYVHKIVVSGPDEARQVLQEHDVIFSNRPATVAISYLTYDRADMAFADYGLFWRQMRKLCVMKLFSRKRAESWDSVRDEVDSMVRIVTTNTGTAVNLGELVFSLTRNIIYRAAFGTCSEDGQDEFIKIMQEFSKLFGAFNIADFIPWLGWVGKQSLNIRLAKARASLDGFIDSIIDDHIMRKKANVNGRTDDGGDRETDMVDELLAFYSEEAKVTESEDLQNAIRLTKDNIKAIIMDVMFGGTETVASAIEWAMAELMRSPDDLKKVQQELANVVGLNRKVEESDFEKLTYLKCCLKETLRLHPPIPLLLHETAEESTVSGYHIPAKSHVIINSFAIGRDKNSWEDPETYKPSRFLKEGVPDFKGGNFEFLPFGSGRRSCPGMQLGLYALEMAVAHLLHCFTWELPDGMKPSELKMDDIFGLTAPRANRLVAVPSPRLLCPLY from the exons atgaaagAGATGATAATGCAAAACAATATGAGCACTACTCTTCTTGAAGCTTTACAAGCTATGCCCATGCTCTTCTTCTTCGTTATCCCTCTCTTCTTCTTATTCCTTCTCTCCAAATCTCGCCGTAAACGTTTGCCTCCAGGTCCAACTGGTTGGCCTCTGATTGGTAACATGATGATGATGGACCAGTTAACTCACCGTGGCCTTGccaaactagcccaaaaatatgGTGGCGTTTTTCACCTCAAAATGGGTTATGTCCACAAAATTGTAGTCTCCGGTCCAGACGAAGCTCGCCAAGTATTACAG GAACACGACGTCATATTTTCGAACCGTCCAGCGACCGTAGCCATAAGTTACCTAACATACGACCGTGCAGACATGGCGTTTGCTGACTATGGACTCTTCTGGCGTCAGATGAGAAAACTATGTGTTATGAAACTCTTCAGCCGCAAACGAGCTGAGTCATGGGATTCAGTTCGTGACGAAGTGGATTCCATGGTTAGAATTGTAACAACCAACACAGGCACAGCTGTCAACTTAGGTGAACTTGTGTTCAGTCTCACTCGTAATATTATCTACAGAGCTGCTTTTGGAACTTGTTCTGAAGATGGACAAGACGAGTTCATTAAAATTATGCAAGAATTTTCGAAGCTATTTGGTGCGTTCAATATAGCTGATTTTATTCCATGGCTAGGGTGGGTTGGTAAGCAGAGTCTAAATATTAGACTTGCTAAGGCTAGAGCATCGCTTGATGGGTTCATTGATTCGATTATTGATGACCATATTATGAGAAAGAAAGCTAATGTTAATGGTAGAACTGATGATGGTGGTGATAGAGAAACTGATATGGTTGATGAGCTTTTAGCTTTTTACAGTGAGGAAGCAAAAGTAACTGAGTCCGAAGATTTGCAGAATGCCATCAGGCTTACTAAGGATAATATCAAAGCTATCATCATG GATGTAATGTTTGGAGGGACAGAAACAGTGGCTTCTGCAATAGAATGGGCCATGGCAGAGCTTATGAGGAGTCCTGACGACCTTAAAAAAGTACAACAAGAGCTGGCCAACGTTGTCGGACTCAACAGAAAAGTTGAAGAATCTGACTTTGAAAAATTAACGTACTTAAAATGTTGTCTAAAAGAAACTCTACGACTTCACCCTCCAATCCCTCTCCTACTTCATGAAACCGCCGAGGAATCCACCGTCTCCGGCTACCATATTCCGGCAAAGTCACACGTTATTATAAATTCATTTGCCATTGGACGTGACAAAAATTCATGGGAAGATCCTGAAACTTACAAACCTTCTAGGTTTCTCAAAGAAGGTGTGCCAGATTTTAAAGGAGGTAACTTTGAGTTTTTACCATTCGGGTCGGGTCGGAGGTCTTGCCCCGGTATGCAACTTGGGCTTTATGCATTAGAAATGGCAGTGGCCCATCTTCTTCATTGCTTTACTTGGGAATTGCCAGATGGTATGAAACCAAGTGAGCTTAAAAtggatgatatttttggactcacTGCTCCAAGAGCTAATCGACTCGTGGCTGTGCCTAGTCCACGTTTGTTGTGCCCACTTTAttaa